The genomic region GCTTCACTTTCTGCTCGCTGGCCTCCACCGGCCGCGACATCAAGTTCGACATGGGCCGCGTCGAAGGCTATCGCAACTTCTGCAACAAGATCTGGAACGCCGCCCGCTACGTGCTGGACAAGGGCGAGGATTGCGGCCAGAACGGCGAGGCCTACGAGCTGTCGCTGGCCGATCGCTGGATCATCTCGCAACTGCAACGCACCGAAGCCGAAGTGACCCGCCAGCTCGACCAGTTCCGCTTCGACCTGGCCGCCCAGGCACTCTACGAGTTCATCTGGAACCAGTACTGCGACTGGTACCTGGAACTGTCCAAGCCAGTGCTGTGGGACGAAAACGCGCCGGTCGAACGCCAGCGCGGCACCCGTCGCACCCTGGTACGCGTGCTGGAAGTGGCCCTGCGCCTGGCGCATCCGTTCATGCCGTTCATCACCGAAGAAATCTGGCAGCGCCTGGCGCCGCTGGTCGGTGCCGAAGGCAAGACCATCATGCTGCAAGCCTGGCCGGTAGCGAACGAAGCACGCATCGACCAAGCCGCCGAAGACGATATCGAATGGCTCAAGGGCCTGATGCTCGGCGTGCGCAACATCCGCGCCGAAATGAACATCGGCCCGGGCAAGCCACTGGCACTGTTCCTGAACAACGCCGGTACCGAGGATCAGCGTCGTCTGAAGGAAAACGAGACCCTGCTGAAGAAGCTGGCAAAACTCGAATCGATCACCGTGCTGGCTGCCGGCGACGAGGCACCGCTGTCCGCCACCGCCCTGGTCGGCGAGATGGAAGTGCTGGTGCCGATGGCCGGGCTGATCGACAAGGGTGCCGAACTGGCCCGACTGGACAAGGAAATCCAGCGCCTGCAAGGCGAAGTACAGCGCGTCGGCGGCAAGCTGTCGAATGCCGCATTCGTCGACAAGGCCCCGGCCGAAGTCATCGAGAAAGAACGCGCCAAACTCGCCGAGGCCGAACAGGCCCTGGGCAAGCTGGCCGAGCAACACGCCCGGATCTCCAGCCTGTAAAGGGGTGGAGCCGTTGAAAAGGGAGGCCTGCGAGCCTCCCTTTTTATTTTCGGTGTCACCTGGGCAGCGTCCGATGGCGCCCCTTCCACACCCTGCCACACGGCAAGAGGAATTGCGCTGGTCCAAAATAGTGCGCAATTGTTCTAGAGTTTCCGCTAAAGAAGCAAAATAAAATCTCGAAAAAGCTACTTTATCGAGTATTCCTCTCAATTTTTCCTACAGGCTTGCCATCTTTCACCCCAGTGGTTAGGGTTGGAAGCATGAAAACGTCCCATACCCTCATTCAGCGTCGTCAACACCGCAGTCTCTGCCTCGTCAGTGCACGACTGCCGGGCTGACATCGCGGTGCCTCATCCCCAGGCTGTTTCCTGACAACGCTACATCGGCTGGCCGCCTCTTTTCGGCCCTGACACACAAGGAATTCCCCATGAGCATGCTCAAAGACCCGTCTTCGAAATATCGTGCGTTCCCGGTCATCAACCTGCCTGACCGCACCTGGCCATCGAAAACCATCACCGCCGCGCCGATCTGGTGCAGCTCCGACCTGCGTGATGGCAACCAGTCGTTGATCGAACCGATGGACGCGGCGAAAAAGCTGCGCTTCTGGAAAACCCTGGTCAGTGTCGGCGTCAAGGAAATCGAGGCCTCGTTCCCGGCCGCTTCGCAGACCGACTTCGACTTCGTTCGCACCCTGATCGAAGACGGCCACATCCCGGACGACACCACCATCCAGGTGCTGACCCAGGCCCGTGAAGACCTGATCGCCCGCACCTTCGAATCCCTGCGCGGTGCCAAGAAGGCCATCGTGCATCTGTACAACGCCACCAGCCCGTCGTTCCGCCGCATCGTCTTCAATCAGGACCAGCAGGGCGTGAAGGACATCGCGGTGAACGCAGCCAAGCTGTTCGTCAAATACGCCGCCCAGCAGCCGGAAACCCAGTGGCAGTTCGAATACTCCCCGGAAACCTTCAGCGCCACCGAGCTGGAGTTCGCCAAGGAAGTCTGCGACGCCGTGGTTGAGGTGTGGAACGCCACGCCGCAGAACAAGGTGATCCTCAACCTGCCCGCGACCGTTGAAGTGGCCACGCCGAACGTCTACGCCGACCAGATCGAATGGTTCCACCGCAACATCAACCGCCGTGACAGCGTGATCATCAGCCTGCACACCCACAACGACCGTGGCACCGGCGTAGCTGCCACCGAGCTGGGCCTGATGGCCGGCGCCGACCGCGTCGAAGGCTGCCTGTTCGGCAACGGCGAACGGACCGGCAACGTCGACCTGGTGACCGTGGCCCTGAACATGTACACCCAGGGCCTCAACCCTGAGCTGGACTTCTCCGACATCGACGGCGTGCGCAAGGTTGTCGAGGAGTGCAACCAGATTGCGGTGCACCCACGTCATCCTTATGTCGGCGACCTGGTTCACACCGCGTTCTCCGGCTCGCACCAGGATGCAATCCGCAAGGGCTTTGCCCAGCAGCAAGCGGACGCGCTGTGGGAAGTGCCGTACCTGCCGATCGACC from Pseudomonas asplenii harbors:
- the leuA gene encoding 2-isopropylmalate synthase; the encoded protein is MSMLKDPSSKYRAFPVINLPDRTWPSKTITAAPIWCSSDLRDGNQSLIEPMDAAKKLRFWKTLVSVGVKEIEASFPAASQTDFDFVRTLIEDGHIPDDTTIQVLTQAREDLIARTFESLRGAKKAIVHLYNATSPSFRRIVFNQDQQGVKDIAVNAAKLFVKYAAQQPETQWQFEYSPETFSATELEFAKEVCDAVVEVWNATPQNKVILNLPATVEVATPNVYADQIEWFHRNINRRDSVIISLHTHNDRGTGVAATELGLMAGADRVEGCLFGNGERTGNVDLVTVALNMYTQGLNPELDFSDIDGVRKVVEECNQIAVHPRHPYVGDLVHTAFSGSHQDAIRKGFAQQQADALWEVPYLPIDPADIGRSYEAVIRVNSQSGKGGIAYLLEQEYGISLPRRMQIEFSQVVQRETDRLGLEMTAQQIHALLHSEYLQANTPYALVSHRLQEENGNSNVEVEVASKGQGETNLHWRGKGNGALEALVAGLPVPVEIMDYNEHAIGAGTNAKAAAYIELRVNGERAVHGVGIDENITTASFKAVFSALNRSLSQSTASKAA